TCATTGACGCGCTCCTTGACGCGGGCGCCGACGCCACGCTCAAGTGCACAGATGGGAAAACCGCCTTCGACTACGTCAAGGGAAGGAAGTGGCTCAAGGGCACTGACGCGTACTGGCGCCTGCGCGATGCGAAGTACAAGTCCTATTCCGATTCCACAGACTAGCGGAGTAATGACAGACGGAGTCATCCTCGCGGAAAAGGCCTGTTAGCTGGCCTAGCCTCGAACGCCGCGCGGCAAAAACGGCTAGAGCTGGCATATCGCCAGTTTTCATCATTAGTTTCGGAGATACCCGCAATTTCTGAGTACATCGATTTCGGGAGACCGCCTGACCGTTTCCAAATCGCGAAAATCGGGGGGTATCCGGCCCGTCCGGGCGTGGAACCGGGCAAGGCGAATGTGATGACATCCCATCATATGTCTGAACTTGGCAATACCGTCCGGGTGATGGCATGTCATTCCGCCAGTTCGCCATATACTAGGTGGTTGTTGGCCTTAGGCGAGTCCCGCGCGGCACCGATTTGCCGACTGGCGGCACCCGGTCCAAATCGATGTACTCAAAAACTGCGTCCATCGGCGAGACTATCGGCAAAAAGTGACGGCTTGCCCGCTTGGATACCCCATTGGGTATATCGTTGGAGTTCAACGCGGATACGCGGTGGAATCGCTGACTTTTCGCCGCAAGACATGCCTCGCACCTCACCTAGTCTCCTCTAGGATAACCTGCCCGCGCAGCGCCGCATCCACGCCCATAGGCTATGGAATGCGCGCACCACAACCTGGCTTCCGCCGCGGCCGCAGTTGAGGATGATCCGCTGCCCTCTCGGCTAGGGCCAGCGTCCTGCCCGTCCCCACCGGTGCATGCAGCACGGCACATCCACTCTGGAACTGAACGAATGCCTTCTGATGATCGTCAAGGTTCACGATCGGCACACGCTGAGGTTCGGCAACCACATACCTTCCCACTGCATCCGTAGGATAGCTTGATCCCCTTGTGTACACATAGCCTCAGCCAACAGGCCGCGCGTGGGTAATATGGAACTTGCGTCCCTTACGCGTGTATTAGCCGCCTAGCTGCAGTCTCCTTCCGTACCAGCTCAACCAGTGGGACGGACTCGAGGCGTCCATGCAGGACGGACGATTGGAGATCAGCAACAACCGCCTAACGGGCCTGTTGCCGAACTCGTACATGAACACCCGATCATTCACAGGCTAACCGAAAGCGGATTCAGCACTACATGAGCGACATGCAGATCGCCGGGATCTGCCCGGGGCCGAACCTGAGCCGCCGCGATCTTCAGAGCAGGCTATATCCTTACCTGCTTCGGGGCTTGGAGATCACGAGAGCAAACCAGGTGTGGGGCATCGATATCGCCTGCATACGGCTCCGGGAAAGCTGGATGTATCTCGTAGCCGTCATAGACTGGTTCTCACGCTACGTCGTGGGATGGGAGGTGGATGAGACGCTCGAAATACCGTTTGTGCTGTCCGCAGTCAGGAGGGCGCTGGACGTAGCCAGGCCAGAGATACTCAACAGTGACCAGGGCAGCCACTTCACAAGCCCTCAGTACATGGCCCTCGTAAGTGGTGCTGAGGTCCAGATCAGCATGGACGGGAGAGGTCGAGCGTGGGACAGTATCCTCATAGAGCGGTTCTGGCGGTCTCTCAAGTATGAAGAGGTGTATCTCAAGGAGTACTCAATCCCGCGCGAGGCCAGACTTGGCATTGGGGACTACATCGGGTTTTACAATGACCTCAGGCCTCATCAAGCGCTAGCATACAGGACTCCGGCTGAGGTGTATCTGGGGTAAAGCAGGCGGACCGCCCCAGCAGTGTGGGGGGAGGTGCGATCCGCGGACGTTAAGGCGGGGGTCCTCTGCACGCTCAGGGCATAAGTCTCGCCATGTGTGGGTCAAGCCAGCGTCCCGGCACCCCGGCGGCTCCCGCAGGGCACCCCCTGGGGACCACGACAAGGACGACCCTCACCCCTCTCAAGCGCACGGGGCATTGCTTAAGAAACCCATTAGCGGTGTCTTGACGAAGGGGTCCACCATACTCAGAGGGCCCTCGACCGGCCCATGCGTAGTACCCGCTCGTGGAGACCTCAAGAACCCTGCACATGGCAGTTATGCTATGGGTGGCCTTCTCTCGCTGTATGAACCTGAACGCTTCTAGCGAGTCGGGATGGTCTCGCTGGCGAAGAAGGCCACGGCTGTTCTTAGTATCTCGCGCTCCTCCTGCAAGATCCGGTTTTCCCTTCGTAGTCGCCTCAGTTCTTCACGCTCAGAAGTGGTCAGGCCGTCACGTTGACCCTGATCTATATCCGTTTGCTTCACCCAGTTGCGCAGGGATTCGATGGACACCCCGAGATCCGCGGAGATCTCCCTAAGGCTCTTACCACTGGTCTGAACTAGCTTCACTGCCTCTGCCCTGAACTGCGGCGGGTACGGCGGTCTACTCTTGGGCATGCGGACACTCCTCCTCACTGACTATACCCTACACCGCGAAGCCTCTGAGTGTCCACAGAAACGGGGTAGGCTCACGCTTTGACAAGAGCTGACAACGAGTAGGCGTGTCAATCGTCCAATGTCTTTATTGGTGTTGCCGGCACACCCACGGCCACCGTCCTCGCTGGTATGTCCTTAACGACTGCTGCGCCGGCGCCGATTACGCTCCACCCTCCGACGCGTTTGCGATTGATGACGCAGGCATTAAGCCCAAAGTAGCAGCCTTCTTCGATGATCACGTCACCCGCAATGTTCACTGCAGGCATGCAGCTTGTAAAGTCACCAAGAATGGAGTCGTGGCCTACTTTGCAGTCAAGGTTGAGGAGGCAGTGTTTGCCTATGCTGATATTGGTTGTGAGTATCGTGCCTGCACAGATAATGCTGCCTTCTCCGATGGCTACGTGTTGCGACTTCCGCACACTGGGGTGAATGAGAGTTGCGAATCTGCGGTGGAACTGTTGAAGCTTGTCCACTAGGCGCTTGCGGAGCCGTGGGTCGCCGATAGCACATGCCACATAGACATCTTGGTCTAGTTCTCCGACGTGATCGATGGGGCCAAGGACTGGCTGTCCTTCTACAGTGGTTCCGGTTGCTCCGTCGTCTAGGAAACCCAGTAGCGACCATTCAGGCGATGCGACGTTTATCTCCTCTATCAGCCAAGCTACTTCGCGTCCGAAGCCTCCGGCTCCTACGATTGCGATGCGTTTCATGAGATCTACTACCTCCGCACGAATGTTGGCAAGGGCATTGATCTAGTGCTCGGCGGGGTCCGTATCCGTACCCGTGAACTCCGGCATTGTCGCATGTCCGTTGCTGCTGATTCCGTCATGCCTCAGCACTTTACCGACGGTCATTAGCAGTATCTTGAGATCTAGCAGTAGGCTCCAGTTGTCGACGTACCATACATCCAGACGGAATTTCTCTTCCCAGGTGAGGGCGTTCCTGCCGTTGACCTGTGCCCAGCCTGTGATGCCGGGCTTGACTTCGTGGCGTCGGGCTTGTTCTGGTGTGTAGCGGTCCAGATATTGCGGTAGTAGTGGACGCGGGCCTACGAGGCTCATCTGCCCGGTAAGTACGTTGAGGAGCTCCGGCAGCTCGTCTAGACTAGTTGATCGCAACATGCGACCAACTTGCGTTAGGCGCTGAGAATCGGGTAGTAGGCGACCGTCGGGTGCAGTCGTGTTTCTCATGGTGCGGAACTTGTACATGCGAAACAGCTTGCCATCCTTGCCGGGTCTTAGCTGGGCAAACAGCACGGGCCTCCCGAGGTCAGCCGTGACAAGTAAGCTGACAATCAGGAAAACCGGCGATAGCACCAGTAGACCGATTATTGCCGCCAGTACATCTACCGTCCGTTTCACAGCGTTGCCAACCATGAAAATGCACCGCCCGAATCGTCGACTTGCTGATTACGATTGAGTTACTCTACTGAACCTCGTTGTCTCCCTTTGCGCACGCACAAGGCTCAGCTGCTCTGACCCGATCGGGGGTCTATCTCGACCGCTCGTTCCCTGCGCGATGGATGTTGTCGCCTGGGTCATAGCTTTCCACGTGCCGCTGCGCTGTATAGAGCAAGCCACACTTTGTTGCAGACGTCTCGGTCTGCCGTACTACACCCGTCCGTTCTAGAGATCAAGGTCCCCTAGGCGTGTCATTTGACGCTGTCTGATACAAAGGCTATCAGCACAACCGGCATATTCGCACAGTGAGCATGTGAGATTGGTGCTGATTCTGGTCATTGCTGCCCTCTGCCATCAACGCATCGAGAGAGGCTTGCACCGCCGGTAGTCACAGAACAGTCAATGTTGCCATCTCCCACCGCGCCACTATCCTCCCCTGCTTCAGGCACTGACTTGCTTGTATCCGGCAGATCCGACTGAATCCACATTTCTCAAGTGAGCAGTGATTGTTTCGTAAGCCCTTGATACGGTGTAGTACTCCTCCAAGTACGCACGTCCTCTGCGACCCATCTCACGGCGAAGCTCCGCGTCTCTAGATAGCCGACCTATGGCTGCCATGAACCCATCTAGGTTGCCATTCTCAACCCAGATGCCACTACCAGATTCACGCAAGACATCCTTGATGTCAGTATTGACGTCTGTTGCCGCGATGATTGGTACGCCAGCCTCCATGTACGCAGTAAGCCTGGATGGGAAATTGGGTATGGTGAATCGTGGGTCGAGGAGAATCAGACCCACATCGCATACTGTCAGCAGTTCATCGTACCGATCTTTGGGCAAGGCTCTCAGCAGTCTGGCATTCTTGTGCTGGCCATTCCTCAGATGCGCATCAATGCGGTCATACTCAGTCCCCGAACCCACAATCAAGAAGAAAACATCATTCCTGCCCTTTGAACTGTCTAGCGCCTCCAGCAGGAAATCCAATCCTTGCGGCTTTCCAAGATTACCTCCGAACACCAGCAGAATGGAATCGTGAGGTATCCCCCAGTCGTCCTTTACGTGCGCGCGGTTCTCGGTAGAATCGTGCACAGGTCTGGGGTCTATGCTGTTCGGGCATACCTCTAGCGTAGTCTCTGGGATGTTGGGGTTGTGGGCCAGCAAGTACCTCACATTGGCTGGAGACATGCAGCCTATGTAGTCAGACAAGCAATAAAGCCGTTTCTCCTTCCCACGGAAGTAGCGCCAAACTAAGCTACCATGACTAATCATCCCCAAGTCCACTGCGTTTTGAGGGAATATGTCCTTCAGTAGAAGATAGGACGTACATCCGTCTCTCCGCTTGACATCATCGACAACCCTCTCAAAAGTCACCGGCGGTGTTGCATACAACACAAGGTCAAATCGTATCTCTCCGAGGTATCTCCGTATGGCGGACGTGAATTGATGCTGGATCAAAATCGTGGAAATGGCCTTTTCAATGACATTCGCCTTTGTGATATTGCCGGTTCGTACTCGTAGAATAGTCACGCCATCCTTTGTGGTAAGTTCAGTTGGTCTACCGCTACGACGCTGTGAAGGACACACAATGTACACGTCGTCCCCGCGATCTCTGAACTCCCTCATTAGGTCCGTATATATTCCACGTTCCGAGATGCTTTCGATATCTGATAGTGTTAGAAACAGTAGTCTCAAGGGATACACCAACCTTGCCGAAGATCTCATCCCTAGGCTCTGCTACCCTAGACTAGTGGCAGCGCTGATCCCCTAGTTCTGGCGAGGAATCGTCAGAATCACGATGGTCATAGGCTCCGGAGCAGATGCTATTCGTTTTCGACACGTGCAAAATCCGATAGCCTACAGATTCTCCCGGTACCACACATAGCGCTTCACATAATCTGTGTAACTCAGGACGATCCGCGCTACTTTCTCCGACACATTTGGCACGGCATAGTCACGGACCAACAGCAACGTGCGATCTGTTCCTCTTCCTTGAGCCTGAAGGATATTCAGACCTCTGAGAACCGTCTCCAGATCCAACCCAGTCATCATCACTGAGGCTTCTTCCATGCCCTCTGGACGCTCATGTGCATTGCGTATGTTCAGCGCGGGGAAGTTCAGTATTGACGATTCCTCAGTGATCGTGCCACTGTCAGAAAGAACAGCATGAGACGAAATCTGCAGCTTTACATAATCGCTGAAGCCTAGAGGGCGAACGAGCTCAACCAGGGAGTTCAGCTGGACACCCTCAGCATCCATTCGTTTCTTTGTGCGGGGGTGAGTTGACACAATCACACGCTTGCAGTATTCAGCTGCTAGCCCATTGAGCAAATCAATCAGCTTCCGAAACTGCCGGCTGTCGTCGATGTTCTCCTCACGATGTGCACTGACGACGAAGTAATCATATTGACTGAGGCCAAGCCTGTCCAATACGTCCGAAGCGTCAATCTTGGGTTTGTAGTATGATAGCACCTCATACATCGGACTGCCTGTCTTGATGACCCTATCAGGCGGCAGCCCTTCGCGCAGCAAGTATTCACGAGAGATAGCGCTATAAGGCATATTGATGTCACTGATGTGGTCCACTATCCGGCGGTTGATTTCCTCAGGCACTCTTTCATCGAAGCAACGGTTTCCGGCTTCCATATGAAACACCGGAATCTTTCTTCGCTTGGCTGCAATCGCTGCTAGGCAGCTATTTGTGTCCCCCAATATCAGAACAGCATCCGGCTTGACTTCCGCCATTACCGAGTCGGATCGGGCAATAACCAAACCAATGGTCTCTGCCGGCGTGCTGCCTGCCGCGTCTAGATAGTGGTCAGGCTGCCTGATCTCGAGATCCTCGAAGAATATCTGGTTCAGCTCATAGTCATAGTTCTGTCCAGTGTGGACTATGATATGGTCCATATACCTGTCCAGCGCAGCCATTACCCTGGAAAGACGTATTATCTCCGGACGGGTTCCGACTATTGTCATGACTTTTAGCTTGCTCATTGCTTTACCTCGCGGAAGTAGGTGTCGGGCCGCTTCGGGTCGAAAACCTCACTCGCCCAGAAAATCACCACCATGTCAGTGGACCCTACATTCTCGATGGAATGAGTGTAGCCGGGCGGGATGTCTACAACCCTGAAGTCCTCACCTGACACCTTCATCTCTACCATGTCTCCGGTTCTCAGATGCCTCAGCCGAATAATCCCCGTGCCCTCAACCACGAAGAATTTCTCAACCTTCGTATGGTGGTAGTGGTTGCCCCGGGTAATCCCAGGTTTAGTCCTAGAGACAAAGACCTGACCTATGTGAGGTGATTTGATGAACTCAGCGAGAGCGCCCCGGACATCAGTCTTCTGCTCAAGATCGTATGCCAGATCACTACCATCCAGGTATGAGAGGTAAGTGGCATAGAGGCAGGCAGTGAATCGGTCTGAGAACTCAGGAAGCATACACGTCATGCGACTATCCCGGAAAGACTGGATGGTCTCTGCCAGGTCACCAAGCCTGACGGCAAACCCTTTGATTTCTTCGGCAAAGCGGAAACCTGGACCTGCCGGCTTGCCATCGATCTCATCCAGGAGCGCTGCAACAACATCGTCTACATAAACGAGTCCCAGTTCTCTGTCAGGATCCACTATCGTGATGGGCAAGTCCCGTGCAATGTTGTGACAAAACGTTGCTACAACTGAATTGTAGTTGGGACGTGACCACTTGCCAAAGATGTTCTTGAAGCGGAACACAACTGTCTCTGCACCGGACTCGTCTGCAAACTTCTTCAGTTCTTCCTCGGCCCGTCGCTTGCTGATGCCATAGGGATTATCCAGTTCTGCTTGGATTGATGAAGACATGATGATTCTGGGGTTCTTGTTGGCAGTACGAAGTGTATCACACATTGATCTTGTGAACTCGGCGTTCCCAGCCATATACTCATCAGTGCTCTCGGGTCTGTTTACGCCGGCAAGATGCACAATAACATCGGCTATGTGCAGCGCCTTGTCGAGTTTGTCTCTCGAATCGTTCGCTTCATATTCCAGAACACGTATATCATCACGTCCAGAAAGCATCTGGATCAGATTCCTGCCTAAGAACCCCCCGGAACCAGTCACCAGGATCGTCTTCAATGTTGCCACTCCTCAAGCTCCTTCCGGACATATTCCAGTTTCAGTAGCATCTCAGCAAGTTCATTCACTGACAACCGGCGCGTGTTATGAGAGTTGTAGTCAGACGCCACGGTGATCTTCTCATGCCCCGCCACAAAGTACTTATCATAGTTCAGATCCCTATTATCGGCCGGAATACGGAAATATCCTCCGAGATCCTCAGCTCTGGCCATCTCTTCACGATTCACTAGGGTCTCATAGACCTTCTCGCCGTGTCGTGTGCCTATGATCTCAATTGGGTTAAGGGCACCGAATATCCTCTTGAGGGCCAATGCTAGCGTGTTTATTGTTGCAGCCGGTGCTTTCTGAACAAAGATGTCCCCGGGCTCTCCATGCTGAAATGCATACACCACC
This portion of the Clostridia bacterium genome encodes:
- a CDS encoding transposase — protein: MPKSRPPYPPQFRAEAVKLVQTSGKSLREISADLGVSIESLRNWVKQTDIDQGQRDGLTTSEREELRRLRRENRILQEEREILRTAVAFFASETIPTR
- a CDS encoding acetyltransferase, which codes for MKRIAIVGAGGFGREVAWLIEEINVASPEWSLLGFLDDGATGTTVEGQPVLGPIDHVGELDQDVYVACAIGDPRLRKRLVDKLQQFHRRFATLIHPSVRKSQHVAIGEGSIICAGTILTTNISIGKHCLLNLDCKVGHDSILGDFTSCMPAVNIAGDVIIEEGCYFGLNACVINRKRVGGWSVIGAGAAVVKDIPARTVAVGVPATPIKTLDD
- a CDS encoding sugar transferase; translation: MVGNAVKRTVDVLAAIIGLLVLSPVFLIVSLLVTADLGRPVLFAQLRPGKDGKLFRMYKFRTMRNTTAPDGRLLPDSQRLTQVGRMLRSTSLDELPELLNVLTGQMSLVGPRPLLPQYLDRYTPEQARRHEVKPGITGWAQVNGRNALTWEEKFRLDVWYVDNWSLLLDLKILLMTVGKVLRHDGISSNGHATMPEFTGTDTDPAEH
- the wecB gene encoding UDP-N-acetylglucosamine 2-epimerase (non-hydrolyzing), which encodes MSKLKVMTIVGTRPEIIRLSRVMAALDRYMDHIIVHTGQNYDYELNQIFFEDLEIRQPDHYLDAAGSTPAETIGLVIARSDSVMAEVKPDAVLILGDTNSCLAAIAAKRRKIPVFHMEAGNRCFDERVPEEINRRIVDHISDINMPYSAISREYLLREGLPPDRVIKTGSPMYEVLSYYKPKIDASDVLDRLGLSQYDYFVVSAHREENIDDSRQFRKLIDLLNGLAAEYCKRVIVSTHPRTKKRMDAEGVQLNSLVELVRPLGFSDYVKLQISSHAVLSDSGTITEESSILNFPALNIRNAHERPEGMEEASVMMTGLDLETVLRGLNILQAQGRGTDRTLLLVRDYAVPNVSEKVARIVLSYTDYVKRYVWYRENL
- a CDS encoding NAD-dependent epimerase/dehydratase family protein, producing MKTILVTGSGGFLGRNLIQMLSGRDDIRVLEYEANDSRDKLDKALHIADVIVHLAGVNRPESTDEYMAGNAEFTRSMCDTLRTANKNPRIIMSSSIQAELDNPYGISKRRAEEELKKFADESGAETVVFRFKNIFGKWSRPNYNSVVATFCHNIARDLPITIVDPDRELGLVYVDDVVAALLDEIDGKPAGPGFRFAEEIKGFAVRLGDLAETIQSFRDSRMTCMLPEFSDRFTACLYATYLSYLDGSDLAYDLEQKTDVRGALAEFIKSPHIGQVFVSRTKPGITRGNHYHHTKVEKFFVVEGTGIIRLRHLRTGDMVEMKVSGEDFRVVDIPPGYTHSIENVGSTDMVVIFWASEVFDPKRPDTYFREVKQ
- a CDS encoding glycosyltransferase family 4 protein → MRLLFLTLSDIESISERGIYTDLMREFRDRGDDVYIVCPSQRRSGRPTELTTKDGVTILRVRTGNITKANVIEKAISTILIQHQFTSAIRRYLGEIRFDLVLYATPPVTFERVVDDVKRRDGCTSYLLLKDIFPQNAVDLGMISHGSLVWRYFRGKEKRLYCLSDYIGCMSPANVRYLLAHNPNIPETTLEVCPNSIDPRPVHDSTENRAHVKDDWGIPHDSILLVFGGNLGKPQGLDFLLEALDSSKGRNDVFFLIVGSGTEYDRIDAHLRNGQHKNARLLRALPKDRYDELLTVCDVGLILLDPRFTIPNFPSRLTAYMEAGVPIIAATDVNTDIKDVLRESGSGIWVENGNLDGFMAAIGRLSRDAELRREMGRRGRAYLEEYYTVSRAYETITAHLRNVDSVGSAGYKQVSA